The following are encoded in a window of Rubellicoccus peritrichatus genomic DNA:
- a CDS encoding arylsulfatase yields MKPYLHVLIALTLGALTLSAQEAKQPNILVIFGDDVGITNISFNSRGLMGYRTPNIDRLGHEGVSFTDYYGQQSCTAGRAAFISGQSPLRTGMTKVGLPGAKEGWQESDITIAAILKNLGYATGQFGKNHFGDRDEHLPTNHGFDEFFGNLYHLNAEEEPEHPDYPKDPAFRKRFGPRGVVKSTANGKIEDTGPLTRKRMETIDEETLTAASDFIQRQVKADKPFFCWWNATRMHFRTHVKEENQGVTGLGEYADGMVEHDGQVGQLLDLIDELGITEDTIVLYSTDNGPHYNTWPDAAVTPFRSEKNSNWEGAFRVPAFVRWPGKFQKGVTVNGIVAHQDWLPTFAAAAGDPNVTEKLRDGMEVIGRNYREYIDGKNMLAYLSGDVDESPRKDFWYVNDDGEIVAARYDRWKAVFMENRGKAFGVWREPFIELRVPKLFDLRNDPFERADESSNTYHDWFLDHAFILVPFQAMAGKLAMTLKEYPPSQTPGSFNLDKVISSLEEPVTGQ; encoded by the coding sequence ATGAAACCCTATTTGCATGTACTTATTGCCCTTACCCTTGGCGCATTAACGCTATCGGCCCAGGAGGCTAAGCAACCCAATATCCTGGTCATATTTGGCGATGATGTCGGTATCACCAACATTAGTTTTAACAGTCGTGGCCTGATGGGCTATCGCACGCCGAATATTGATCGGCTTGGCCATGAAGGAGTTTCCTTCACTGACTATTACGGACAACAGAGTTGTACGGCTGGCCGCGCGGCCTTCATCAGCGGCCAGAGTCCATTGCGTACGGGTATGACCAAGGTCGGTCTGCCTGGAGCCAAGGAAGGCTGGCAGGAGTCGGACATTACTATAGCAGCAATTCTTAAGAATCTTGGTTACGCAACCGGGCAGTTTGGTAAGAATCACTTTGGTGATCGTGACGAACACCTGCCAACCAACCACGGCTTTGACGAGTTTTTTGGCAACCTCTACCATCTCAATGCAGAGGAAGAACCAGAGCATCCAGATTACCCCAAAGATCCTGCATTTCGCAAGAGGTTCGGTCCACGCGGTGTCGTTAAATCGACAGCAAATGGGAAAATCGAGGACACAGGTCCGCTGACCAGGAAGCGGATGGAAACCATCGATGAAGAAACGCTGACGGCGGCTTCCGATTTTATTCAGCGCCAGGTCAAGGCAGACAAGCCTTTCTTCTGCTGGTGGAATGCAACCCGCATGCATTTCCGTACTCATGTCAAAGAAGAGAACCAGGGAGTAACCGGGCTTGGTGAATACGCTGATGGCATGGTTGAGCATGATGGTCAGGTCGGTCAGTTGCTTGATTTAATCGATGAACTGGGTATCACCGAAGACACCATCGTTCTTTATTCCACTGATAACGGACCACACTACAACACCTGGCCGGATGCTGCGGTGACGCCTTTCCGAAGTGAGAAGAATTCCAATTGGGAAGGTGCTTTCCGTGTTCCTGCTTTTGTTCGCTGGCCGGGTAAGTTTCAGAAGGGCGTCACGGTTAATGGTATCGTGGCACACCAGGATTGGTTGCCAACATTTGCTGCCGCCGCTGGTGATCCAAATGTAACCGAGAAACTGCGCGACGGTATGGAAGTGATCGGCAGAAATTACCGCGAATACATCGACGGTAAGAATATGCTGGCTTATTTGAGTGGCGATGTTGATGAGTCTCCACGCAAAGACTTCTGGTACGTAAACGACGATGGTGAGATCGTGGCGGCTCGTTATGACCGCTGGAAGGCGGTTTTCATGGAGAATCGTGGAAAAGCCTTCGGTGTCTGGCGTGAACCTTTCATCGAACTACGTGTGCCCAAGCTGTTTGATCTCCGTAATGATCCGTTTGAGCGAGCCGATGAAAGCTCAAATACTTACCATGATTGGTTCCTGGATCACGCTTTCATCCTGGTTCCGTTTCAAGCCATGGCTGGTAAACTTGCTATGACCTTAAAGGAATATCCACCGAGTCAGACACCAGGGTCTTTCAATTTGGACAAAGTGATTTCATCACTGGAAGAACCAGTAACTGGGCAATAG
- a CDS encoding class I SAM-dependent RNA methyltransferase has protein sequence MSNIPRKFVAEPFEYHQEIELRIDSLTNLGIGLGRIDGWVVMVPFALPGELIKAKVYRNRPNYSDADLVEVLEPASERIEPVCKLFGECGGCQYQHMSYDAQLAWKKQQVTEGLERIGGIKVEVHDPIGSPKQFGYRSKLTPHYPKRTPGEFPIGFHRVGTRSQMIDVYNCPIATDEINEALPEARNRVRNEKGKKKGGTLLMRHTLEGVTSKHSDIVSEKVGDLVINFNAGDFFQNNPFALPELVRYVLAEASNSKTTSLVDAYCGSGLFALSAASHFDQVAGVEVSQRAIEWARANAAANHMENVRFIAGQAEAIFEGLEFDGSSTAMIIDPPRSGCDEAFIRQLIDFAPVRLVYVSCDPATQARDLKMLTEDGGYKILKVQPFDLFPQTRHIENVVTLDKA, from the coding sequence ATGTCCAATATACCACGCAAATTCGTTGCCGAACCCTTCGAATACCATCAGGAGATCGAACTCCGGATCGATTCGTTGACGAATCTCGGCATTGGCCTGGGACGAATTGATGGCTGGGTCGTCATGGTGCCTTTTGCCCTTCCGGGGGAGCTGATCAAGGCGAAGGTTTATCGCAATCGTCCCAATTACTCGGATGCGGATCTGGTCGAGGTGCTTGAACCCGCCAGTGAACGGATTGAGCCAGTCTGCAAGCTCTTTGGTGAATGCGGTGGCTGCCAGTACCAGCACATGAGCTACGATGCCCAGCTGGCCTGGAAAAAACAGCAGGTCACCGAGGGGCTTGAGCGCATTGGTGGGATCAAGGTGGAGGTTCATGATCCGATTGGTTCCCCCAAGCAGTTTGGCTATCGCTCCAAGTTGACTCCGCATTATCCCAAGCGAACACCGGGTGAGTTTCCAATCGGCTTTCATCGTGTGGGGACGCGCAGTCAGATGATCGATGTCTATAATTGTCCGATTGCGACCGATGAGATCAATGAAGCCTTACCCGAGGCAAGGAACCGCGTCCGTAATGAGAAGGGCAAGAAGAAGGGCGGGACTTTGCTCATGCGCCACACCCTGGAGGGCGTAACCAGTAAGCATAGCGATATCGTCAGCGAGAAGGTAGGCGATCTGGTTATCAACTTCAACGCAGGGGACTTTTTTCAGAACAACCCCTTTGCCTTGCCAGAACTGGTGCGCTATGTCCTGGCTGAAGCTTCCAACAGCAAAACGACATCACTGGTCGATGCATATTGTGGTTCCGGGTTGTTTGCACTTTCAGCTGCCTCTCATTTTGATCAGGTGGCTGGAGTGGAAGTGAGCCAGCGGGCTATTGAATGGGCCCGTGCCAACGCCGCCGCAAACCACATGGAGAATGTGCGTTTCATCGCGGGGCAGGCCGAGGCGATTTTTGAAGGGCTGGAGTTCGATGGTTCCAGCACGGCCATGATTATTGATCCGCCACGCAGCGGTTGCGATGAGGCATTTATCCGGCAGCTGATTGATTTTGCTCCTGTGCGTCTGGTTTATGTCTCCTGTGATCCGGCGACTCAGGCCCGTGACTTGAAAATGCTGACTGAAGATGGCGGCTATAAGATCCTCAAGGTGCAACCATTCGATCTCTTTCCGCAGACGCGTCACATCGAGAATGTGGTGACGCTGGATAAGGCGTAA
- a CDS encoding Gfo/Idh/MocA family oxidoreductase — translation MSQTRIRIGIIGAGGNTRLRHIPGFQDVGGVEVAVICNRSEESSQRVADEFGVSKISTSWLDVVADPDLDAICIGTWPYLHADITIAALESGKHVLTEARMARNLEEAQSMAIAAEENSNLVAQIVPAPFSLDYDATIKRLLKELGAVREVSVVHRFGAGANADAAKSWRQDFDLSGYNTHTLGIHFETVQRWLGAEVDPAWLIADAELFVEERPSADDIAAKVTIPDAVSVLGRYNNGAKFNFDISSIDCAAPVNEIRLNTEGGCLRFDFSTEELFLADTASKKESKITPDTGTDLGWCVEADFIESIRSGKAVELTSFDDGLRYMRFTEMVWQSWSNQCARQEW, via the coding sequence ATGAGCCAAACACGCATTCGCATCGGTATCATTGGAGCTGGAGGCAATACGCGCCTTCGTCACATTCCTGGTTTTCAGGATGTCGGCGGGGTTGAAGTTGCTGTAATATGTAATCGCAGTGAGGAATCATCGCAACGAGTGGCGGATGAGTTTGGGGTTTCGAAGATCTCAACATCCTGGCTGGATGTAGTCGCAGATCCGGATCTTGACGCTATTTGCATTGGCACCTGGCCTTATTTGCACGCCGATATCACCATTGCTGCATTGGAGTCCGGCAAGCATGTCCTGACTGAGGCAAGGATGGCGCGTAATCTCGAAGAAGCCCAGAGCATGGCCATTGCAGCAGAAGAAAACTCGAATCTGGTTGCTCAGATTGTTCCAGCGCCCTTCAGCCTTGATTATGACGCCACGATCAAGCGGCTTCTGAAAGAGCTTGGAGCCGTGAGAGAGGTGAGCGTTGTTCATCGTTTTGGAGCAGGTGCAAATGCCGATGCTGCCAAGTCATGGCGTCAGGACTTTGATTTAAGCGGCTACAACACGCACACACTCGGGATTCATTTCGAAACGGTTCAACGCTGGTTGGGAGCTGAAGTTGACCCTGCGTGGCTGATTGCCGATGCCGAGCTTTTCGTCGAAGAGCGTCCATCAGCAGATGACATTGCGGCTAAAGTCACCATCCCGGATGCTGTCTCCGTTTTGGGTCGTTACAATAATGGGGCAAAGTTCAACTTCGACATCAGCAGCATTGATTGTGCTGCGCCGGTTAATGAAATTCGTCTTAACACCGAGGGCGGTTGCCTGCGTTTTGATTTCTCTACTGAAGAGCTTTTTCTGGCAGATACTGCCTCGAAGAAAGAGTCAAAGATCACACCCGATACCGGAACTGATCTTGGCTGGTGTGTTGAGGCCGATTTCATCGAGAGTATTCGCTCCGGAAAAGCAGTTGAGCTGACAAGCTTCGATGATGGCCTGCGCTATATGAGATTTACCGAAATGGTTTGGCAGTCCTGGTCAAATCAATGCGCTCGGCAGGAGTGGTAA
- the pheA gene encoding prephenate dehydratase, producing MDLDDVRQKIDAIDREIITRINERVRLASEVARAKHAAGLPIYIPEREEQVFQKLSSINEGPLTEQAIRHIYREVISAMIALEQPLKIAYLGPEGTYTEQAARKNFGSSLDYHAVPSIADVFSEVERREADYGVIPIENSTGGAVIHSLDMLAETELKIIGQVYLPVEHCLLSHSKLSEITEVRSKDQALIQCRDWLQRNLPNAKQIDCDSTTGAVVHATKNPGTAAIAGEIAAERYSIPLVAKGIQDRKDNETRFLVIAPEPNNGQTGPGLDKTSLVFSIHHEVGALEKVLRSFSTRQINLSKIESRPSRKKAWEYLFFVDFDGHWNDPTIQEAIAELNSSCPLVKWLGSYPNSR from the coding sequence ATGGATCTCGATGATGTGCGCCAGAAAATCGATGCTATTGACCGTGAGATAATCACTCGGATCAATGAACGGGTGCGTCTGGCTTCAGAAGTAGCCAGGGCGAAACATGCTGCTGGCCTGCCGATTTATATTCCGGAGCGCGAAGAGCAGGTCTTTCAAAAGCTGTCTTCGATCAATGAAGGGCCATTGACCGAGCAGGCGATCCGGCACATTTATCGTGAGGTGATTTCAGCAATGATAGCGCTGGAGCAGCCGCTTAAGATCGCTTATCTGGGGCCCGAGGGCACTTACACCGAGCAGGCAGCCCGGAAGAACTTTGGTTCCAGCCTCGATTACCATGCTGTTCCAAGTATTGCCGATGTCTTTTCCGAGGTCGAACGCCGTGAGGCAGACTATGGTGTGATTCCGATTGAGAACTCGACTGGTGGAGCCGTGATTCATTCTCTGGATATGTTGGCGGAGACTGAATTAAAGATCATTGGCCAGGTTTACCTGCCTGTGGAGCATTGTTTACTTTCCCACTCGAAGCTCTCCGAAATCACCGAAGTGCGGTCCAAGGACCAGGCGCTGATTCAATGTCGTGATTGGCTTCAGCGAAATCTTCCCAATGCCAAACAGATTGATTGCGACAGTACAACTGGTGCAGTGGTTCATGCGACCAAGAACCCCGGAACTGCTGCCATCGCAGGTGAAATTGCGGCTGAGCGTTATAGCATTCCTCTCGTCGCAAAAGGTATTCAAGACCGTAAAGACAATGAAACACGCTTTCTAGTCATTGCTCCTGAGCCCAACAATGGTCAAACCGGGCCTGGTCTCGACAAGACGAGTCTGGTCTTTTCAATCCATCATGAAGTCGGTGCTTTGGAGAAGGTCTTACGCTCCTTCAGCACTAGGCAGATCAATCTTTCCAAAATAGAATCCCGTCCCAGTCGGAAGAAGGCATGGGAGTATCTCTTCTTTGTTGATTTCGACGGTCATTGGAATGATCCAACAATCCAGGAAGCGATCGCCGAACTGAATTCCAGTTGCCCACTGGTCAAGTGGCTGGGCAGTTACCCGAACTCACGATAG
- a CDS encoding NAD(P)H-dependent oxidoreductase: MPEFDRKILVLFAHPGLENSRCNQALKEAVCEMSGVTFHDLYAVYPDFAINVKAEQTLLTDHDAVIFQFPFYWYSTPAILKEWQDLVLEHGWAYGQEGNQLQGKLFGVVTTSGGGPEAYQRGGYNHYTMNELLHPLERTAILCGMRWLLPFAVQHALTIEDHELVEAAKHYRRYLEAIRDDTLDLNALPESGLINTFA, from the coding sequence ATGCCTGAATTTGACCGTAAAATACTTGTTCTATTTGCCCACCCGGGGCTGGAAAACTCACGCTGTAATCAAGCCTTGAAAGAAGCGGTATGCGAAATGTCCGGAGTGACCTTTCATGACCTCTACGCAGTTTACCCGGATTTTGCTATTAATGTGAAAGCTGAGCAAACGCTATTGACGGATCATGATGCCGTCATTTTCCAATTTCCTTTCTACTGGTACAGCACGCCAGCTATTTTGAAAGAGTGGCAGGATCTTGTCCTGGAACATGGCTGGGCCTATGGTCAGGAGGGCAATCAACTGCAGGGAAAGCTCTTTGGGGTGGTAACAACCAGTGGTGGTGGCCCTGAAGCTTATCAACGTGGCGGCTACAACCACTACACCATGAATGAACTGCTTCACCCTCTTGAAAGAACTGCAATTCTATGCGGCATGAGATGGTTGCTGCCTTTTGCCGTCCAACATGCGCTGACGATCGAAGATCATGAGTTAGTTGAAGCAGCCAAACACTACCGGCGATACCTTGAAGCAATCCGCGACGACACACTCGACCTGAATGCTCTCCCGGAAAGTGGATTAATCAACACTTTCGCCTGA
- a CDS encoding RNA methyltransferase, with protein MDLLTSRQNPRVKALVRLRQRSEREKTGQFLIEGIRETSRALKAGYRISDLYFCPEQQKEHKTRTELSTEIEAKGGQLTQVSSEVFEKLSLRDGPDGILAVSSKPANVLDNLQLGTNPLILVVENVEKPGNLGALMRTADATNAIVLAADPNTDFYNPHVIRNSQGAVFSTPHAAATSEDIFALFKEYNVQVAATSPDATKTLWECDFSGPVALAVGSEAHGLTAKWLNHAAINLRIPMLGQADSLNVSVSAALCLYEAVRQRVK; from the coding sequence ATGGATCTTCTAACCTCCCGACAAAACCCCCGTGTGAAGGCGCTGGTTCGCCTGCGGCAGCGGAGTGAACGGGAGAAGACGGGGCAATTCCTGATTGAAGGAATCCGCGAGACCAGCCGGGCGCTCAAGGCAGGTTACCGAATAAGCGACCTCTACTTTTGCCCTGAACAGCAAAAAGAGCATAAGACCCGAACTGAACTTTCCACAGAAATTGAAGCCAAGGGCGGTCAGCTGACCCAGGTCAGCTCCGAAGTCTTTGAAAAGCTTAGCCTTCGGGATGGTCCGGATGGCATACTCGCCGTCAGTTCGAAGCCAGCAAATGTCCTGGATAACCTGCAACTGGGCACCAATCCGCTCATCCTCGTAGTCGAAAATGTTGAAAAGCCAGGCAATCTCGGTGCCCTGATGCGAACAGCCGATGCGACCAATGCCATTGTGCTGGCCGCTGATCCGAATACCGATTTTTACAATCCGCACGTCATCCGCAACTCACAGGGAGCCGTTTTCTCAACCCCGCACGCGGCAGCGACAAGCGAGGATATCTTTGCGCTTTTCAAAGAGTACAATGTTCAAGTGGCCGCGACATCCCCGGATGCAACCAAAACACTCTGGGAGTGCGATTTCAGCGGTCCCGTGGCACTGGCAGTTGGCAGCGAAGCCCATGGCCTGACCGCCAAATGGCTGAATCACGCCGCAATTAACCTCCGTATCCCAATGCTTGGCCAGGCGGATTCGCTCAATGTGTCGGTTTCGGCCGCACTTTGCCTCTACGAAGCCGTTCGCCAAAGGGTAAAGTAG
- the hpnA gene encoding hopanoid-associated sugar epimerase has product MLVTGGTGFVGSAVVRRLLCSGFKVRVLVRPDSPNVKNLEGLNIEVADGDISVRETLGKAMAGCGAVFHLAADYRLWVPKPEPMYRANVDASRWIVEEAVAAGVDRIVYCSSVATLGIEQTGDPATEETASTVDDMVGHYKRSKFLGEEAARQTAEETSAPVVFVNPSAPIGPRDIRPTPTGQMVLDALLGNMPAYIDTGLNVVHVDDVADGILLAYEKGVIGERYILGGENLTLRQIFADLSDLAGCKAPSIRLNPGLLTPIAWVSEQAARITGQEPRIHMDVLRMARKRMFFSSAKAERELGYQSRPAREALTDAAEWFRENDYCR; this is encoded by the coding sequence GTGCTTGTCACCGGCGGAACCGGATTTGTCGGTTCGGCGGTAGTCCGGCGACTCTTGTGTTCAGGTTTCAAAGTCCGTGTTTTGGTCCGGCCTGACAGTCCGAATGTCAAGAACCTCGAGGGCTTGAATATCGAGGTGGCCGATGGCGACATCAGCGTCCGGGAAACCCTGGGCAAAGCTATGGCTGGCTGTGGTGCGGTTTTTCATCTGGCGGCAGATTACCGTCTTTGGGTTCCGAAGCCCGAGCCCATGTATCGCGCCAATGTGGATGCGAGCCGCTGGATTGTTGAAGAGGCGGTGGCGGCTGGCGTGGATCGTATTGTTTATTGCTCCAGCGTTGCGACGCTCGGGATTGAGCAGACCGGCGATCCGGCTACGGAGGAGACGGCTTCAACCGTCGATGACATGGTCGGGCACTACAAGCGTTCCAAGTTCCTGGGCGAGGAAGCTGCTCGCCAGACGGCGGAAGAGACCAGTGCACCGGTTGTTTTTGTCAATCCCTCGGCCCCGATTGGCCCACGGGATATTCGTCCGACGCCGACAGGTCAGATGGTCCTGGACGCCTTACTGGGCAACATGCCCGCCTATATCGATACCGGCTTGAATGTTGTCCATGTCGATGATGTGGCCGATGGCATTTTGCTCGCTTACGAGAAGGGCGTTATCGGCGAGCGTTATATTTTGGGTGGCGAAAACCTCACGCTGAGGCAGATTTTCGCTGATCTTTCCGATCTGGCTGGCTGCAAAGCACCTTCGATTCGGCTCAATCCCGGGCTTTTGACTCCGATTGCCTGGGTCAGTGAGCAAGCCGCCCGCATAACCGGACAGGAGCCTCGCATTCACATGGATGTGCTGCGGATGGCCCGCAAGCGGATGTTTTTCAGCAGCGCCAAGGCCGAGCGTGAATTGGGCTATCAAAGCCGTCCGGCTCGCGAAGCGCTAACCGATGCGGCTGAATGGTTTCGTGAGAATGACTACTGCCGCTAG
- a CDS encoding DNA glycosylase AlkZ-like family protein — MTRLGFVQADPIRSPARAQDLILRHRVKGYRAGDLERSYPELGLEECYLFAYGFLSKELWRVIHPKTNERLTSAQKKALELIEQHGPMHPKELEIHVGKERVRNYWGGFSRTAKFTMEELHDRGALRIARRDKGIRIYETAEGFEQTLSNEERFKEIAVAALKAMGPTTRRFLLSELSHFGNLAKNAGMRRKCLQELIGAGRVRVDLVDEVEYISLDGQNGRRRKSDGVRILAPFDPIVRDRTRFEHLWGWTYRFEAYTPKAKRKLGYYAMPVLWREQIIGWANASVEDSRLKVDFGYNTKRPDERKYQEATELEVARLAKFLGLKESDWEASI, encoded by the coding sequence ATGACTCGACTCGGCTTTGTGCAGGCGGATCCGATTCGCAGTCCGGCACGGGCACAGGATCTTATTTTGCGTCATCGGGTTAAAGGTTATCGAGCTGGAGATCTGGAACGTTCGTATCCCGAACTCGGGCTGGAGGAATGCTATTTATTCGCCTATGGATTTCTATCAAAAGAACTCTGGCGAGTCATACATCCAAAGACCAATGAAAGACTAACCAGTGCTCAAAAGAAAGCGCTGGAATTGATTGAGCAACATGGACCGATGCACCCTAAGGAATTGGAAATCCATGTCGGCAAGGAGCGGGTGCGGAATTACTGGGGCGGTTTTTCGAGGACAGCGAAGTTCACCATGGAAGAACTGCATGATCGTGGAGCGCTGAGAATCGCGCGTCGCGACAAAGGCATTCGCATTTATGAAACGGCGGAAGGGTTTGAGCAAACCTTGTCGAACGAGGAGCGCTTTAAGGAAATCGCCGTTGCAGCCTTAAAGGCGATGGGACCGACGACGCGGAGATTCCTCTTAAGCGAGCTGTCTCACTTTGGGAACCTGGCGAAAAACGCGGGAATGCGACGGAAGTGCTTGCAGGAGTTAATTGGCGCAGGCCGCGTGCGCGTGGATCTCGTCGATGAGGTTGAGTATATCTCTTTGGATGGCCAAAACGGTCGGCGAAGAAAGTCTGATGGCGTTCGCATCCTGGCGCCGTTCGATCCGATCGTGCGAGACAGAACGCGTTTCGAACATCTGTGGGGTTGGACCTATCGATTTGAAGCCTACACTCCAAAGGCCAAACGAAAACTTGGCTACTATGCGATGCCAGTGCTCTGGCGGGAGCAGATCATCGGCTGGGCCAACGCTTCGGTTGAAGACAGTCGACTGAAGGTCGATTTCGGATACAATACCAAACGACCAGACGAACGGAAGTATCAGGAAGCAACCGAACTGGAGGTCGCTCGCTTAGCGAAGTTCCTGGGCCTTAAAGAGAGTGACTGGGAAGCTTCGATATAA
- the hpnC gene encoding squalene synthase HpnC: MTLEEAYQRCHELTRDHYENFPVARLVPGEIRPYVSAVYAFSRTADDIADEGWGESGSPTPEERVAALDAFEGELEASAAGKPLKPDTEWIFLALADTIKQREVPIQLFRDLLSAFKQDCVKLHYATHEEVLDYCKRSANPIGRLVLILHGLKNEQFFAWSDHICTGLQLANFWQDVGVDIKKDGRIYIPEEDWGRFGVNRGMFDQASAPQALRDCLKFQVERAQSIFEQGRPLGKKLPFPLSLEIKLTWHGGTTILRKIAKQGYDTLSSRPKLHKTDVPALMAKAVFG; the protein is encoded by the coding sequence ATGACTTTAGAAGAAGCCTACCAGCGTTGTCACGAACTGACGCGCGATCATTACGAGAATTTTCCTGTTGCCCGTCTGGTCCCGGGCGAAATCCGCCCCTACGTCAGCGCCGTCTACGCCTTTTCCCGCACCGCGGACGATATCGCCGACGAGGGCTGGGGGGAATCCGGCAGTCCGACCCCCGAAGAACGCGTCGCCGCGCTGGATGCATTTGAGGGAGAACTGGAGGCATCGGCCGCCGGAAAGCCCCTAAAACCCGACACCGAGTGGATCTTCCTCGCCCTCGCCGACACGATCAAACAGCGCGAGGTCCCGATCCAGCTCTTCCGCGATCTGCTCAGCGCCTTCAAGCAAGATTGCGTCAAACTCCACTACGCCACCCACGAGGAGGTCCTCGATTACTGCAAAAGGAGCGCCAATCCCATCGGCCGTCTCGTCCTGATCCTCCATGGCTTGAAAAACGAACAGTTCTTTGCCTGGTCCGACCATATCTGCACCGGACTCCAGTTAGCCAACTTCTGGCAGGATGTCGGGGTCGACATCAAAAAAGATGGTCGGATTTACATCCCGGAGGAGGATTGGGGCCGATTTGGCGTCAATCGCGGCATGTTTGACCAAGCTTCCGCTCCCCAGGCCCTCCGCGATTGCTTAAAGTTTCAGGTCGAACGCGCGCAAAGCATTTTCGAACAAGGCCGCCCCTTAGGCAAAAAGCTCCCCTTCCCCCTCAGCCTCGAAATCAAGCTGACCTGGCACGGCGGAACAACGATACTCAGAAAAATCGCCAAACAGGGCTATGACACCCTCTCCAGCCGTCCCAAACTCCACAAAACCGATGTCCCCGCATTGATGGCGAAGGCGGTCTTCGGATAG